A window of Dickeya zeae NCPPB 2538 contains these coding sequences:
- a CDS encoding YolA family protein: MKKQFGLPLLLSLAAVFSHGSYSQTLNNTDEAGLPIESGLTTFQPLESSGPLSVARDTPRSSSSSGPLRAPAPALSRVAVYAVGSSNCGWEPMTSLGQFSTTCDHGGSQLRVAVQEIGYGSNPVAWMNSNLLPRSANYQTDTICNVGGQYTFPCPAGYTVVGWMRYYNLDGNESGQFQFQDTSTNAPRNTLSTQITIR; this comes from the coding sequence ATGAAAAAGCAATTTGGATTGCCTTTGTTATTGTCACTCGCAGCAGTTTTTAGTCATGGCAGTTATTCTCAAACCCTTAATAATACCGATGAGGCAGGCCTGCCGATTGAATCAGGTCTGACAACGTTCCAGCCATTGGAAAGCAGCGGCCCGCTTTCTGTAGCCAGAGATACCCCCCGTTCATCATCATCTTCTGGTCCCTTGCGAGCTCCGGCCCCTGCGCTATCACGCGTGGCAGTCTACGCCGTAGGTTCGTCTAACTGTGGTTGGGAACCCATGACCTCTCTGGGGCAATTTTCAACCACCTGTGACCACGGTGGCTCACAACTTAGGGTAGCAGTACAGGAAATTGGTTACGGCAGTAATCCGGTAGCCTGGATGAATAGCAATTTATTGCCACGCAGCGCCAATTATCAAACCGATACTATTTGTAATGTCGGGGGGCAATACACCTTCCCTTGTCCGGCCGGTTATACCGTTGTAGGCTGGATGCGTTATTATAATCTGGATGGAAATGAAAGTGGTCAATTCCAATTCCAGGACACATCAACGAATGCGCCAAGAAATACGTTATCCACACAGATAACTATTCGATAA
- a CDS encoding YciN family protein, with translation MPGFMHINEEKTPISREALLQEANALIQNHDDYLHGMIANAVEQKNGVLVFRGEYFLDNDGLPTNKTTAVFNMFKHLAHVLSEKYQLID, from the coding sequence ATGCCTGGTTTTATGCACATAAATGAAGAAAAAACACCGATTAGCCGTGAAGCCCTGTTACAGGAAGCCAATGCGCTGATTCAGAATCACGACGATTACCTGCATGGCATGATCGCTAATGCGGTAGAACAAAAAAATGGCGTACTGGTGTTTCGCGGCGAGTACTTTCTCGATAACGATGGGCTCCCGACGAACAAAACCACAGCAGTGTTCAATATGTTCAAACATCTGGCGCACGTCTTATCAGAAAAATATCAACTTATTGATTAA